TGGGCACCCGCGGCCGCCCGCCTCTCGCGCGCCCGGCCCGATAGCCGCCGCGCTCATGAAAGCGTCCGTGCATGTGGGGTCCGGCCGCCTCGAGCTGCGCGAGTGGCCGGAGCCGCGGGCGGGCGCGGGCGAGCTGATCGTGCGGCTCCGCGGCTGCGGCCTTTGCGGCTCGGACCTCGCCAAGCTCGCCCGCGGGGCGGCGGCGGCGCCCGCGGTGCTGGGCCACGAGCTGGTGGGCGAGGTCGCGGCGGTCGGGCCGGGCGTGGGTCGCTTTGCGGAGGGAGACCGTGTGGTCGTCGCGCATCACGTGCCCTGCTTCGCTTGCCACTACTGCCGCCGCGGCAGTCCCTCCATGTGCCGGGAGTTCAAGCGCGTGAACCTCGACCCGGGCGGGTTCGCCGAGCTCGTGCGCGTGCCCGCGCCCAACGTCGCGCATGCGACGTTCGCCATCGGCGCGACCATGAGCGACGAAACCGCGTCGTTCACCGAGCCCCTCGCGTGCTGCCTCCGCGCGGTCAAGCGCACCGGTGCCCGCGCGGGCGACACCGTGGTGGTGGTAGGGCTCGGCTCCATCGGCTGTCTCCTCGCCCAGGGCTTTTGCCTGGCGGGTGCGCGCGTGCTGGGCGCCGATCTCCTCGCCGCGCGACGTCGGCTGGCCGCGGGGCTCGGTGTGGAGGTGTTCGAGGACGACGCAGCGCTGGATGGCGTCCTCCGCGAGGCCACCGGCGGGCGCGGCGCCGACGTGGTGATGCTTACCGCCGGCGCGGCGACCGCGGTGGCCGCGGCCGCGGCCCGCGTGCGGGACGGCGGCCACGTCCACTGCTTCGCGGGCGGGGCCGGCGACCTGCTCCCGCTGGCCCTCGACACGCTCTATCACCGCGAGCTCACGCTCAGCGCCACCTACTCGTCCTCGCCCACCGAGCTGGCCGAGGCCTTCGCGCACCTGGTCAGCGGGCGCGTGATGGTGGACGGTCTCATCACGCACCGCCTGCCCCTGGCACGACTCGAGGAGGGCGTGGCGCTGATGCGGCGGCAGGAGGCGGTGAAGGTGTACGTGACGCCGTGACCGCGCGCATGCGCGCCCAGGTCTTTCACGGGCCGGGCGATCTGCGCTTCGAGGAGGTGCCCGTGCCCGCTCCGGGCGCCGGCGAGATCCTGCTCCGGGTGGAGGCCGCGCTCACCTGCGGCACGGACGTGAAAACGCTGCGGCGGGGTCACCCCGTGATGATTCCCACCGTGCCCACGGTGTTCGGCCATGAGCTCGCGGGCACCGTGGCCGCGGTCGGGGCCGGGGTGCGGAGCTGGCGCGAGGGCGACCGTCTGGTGGCCGCGAACTCGGCGCCGTGCGGGGCCTGCCACCTGTGCCGCGCGGGGCGGCCCAACCTCTGCGAGGACCTCTTGTTCGTCAACGGCGCCTACGGCGAGATGATCGCGCTGCCGCCGCGCCTGGTGGAGCGGAACGTGGTGCGGATCAGCCCGTCG
The Candidatus Methylomirabilota bacterium genome window above contains:
- a CDS encoding alcohol dehydrogenase catalytic domain-containing protein encodes the protein MKASVHVGSGRLELREWPEPRAGAGELIVRLRGCGLCGSDLAKLARGAAAAPAVLGHELVGEVAAVGPGVGRFAEGDRVVVAHHVPCFACHYCRRGSPSMCREFKRVNLDPGGFAELVRVPAPNVAHATFAIGATMSDETASFTEPLACCLRAVKRTGARAGDTVVVVGLGSIGCLLAQGFCLAGARVLGADLLAARRRLAAGLGVEVFEDDAALDGVLREATGGRGADVVMLTAGAATAVAAAAARVRDGGHVHCFAGGAGDLLPLALDTLYHRELTLSATYSSSPTELAEAFAHLVSGRVMVDGLITHRLPLARLEEGVALMRRQEAVKVYVTP